The segment TCCTTTGTCATTGTTTGggtccatggaaatttgggatgcatatcttccaatcaaatttgcttgaccaatgcaccaaatcattgctgattcaacaacaattagcaaatatgtaagatcaataagggtcacgtcatgatctgTCATATGGTAGTCATTAACAAACTGACCATGCGactcgggaagtgattgaagaaccaagtcaatagccaacttcctctggaaaatgacacccaacattcccaacctatcaatatgcaacttcatctccaaaacgtgagcacatacagactttccatcttcgtgtttgcttgccaataaggcttgagtgaccttaaacttttcaagttgaagaacatgtgggtcagggataattattagaggaggtgaaggaagtgaagtatgatttctagtttcTCGATCAAAAcgtggaacgtcatcttcatgaggaaagctttttccaaaatatTCGGGAatatcatagttgtctgaacaagAGATCTACAAGGgtgaaattcaagttagttgattcaatccttaatataactcccaaatgaaatattatggctaggacccaacacaataattttacaattcggaacatggatgtcgtaatccaattgtaaattatttgtcggtaggtaaatgacgatttaccaattccaccacgataacgaaattttaaacgaattaggttttttatatgaaactcctagatcttttgagattcattgaaattttcaatgacatatttaatcttgattattcccttcaagtttgtgattgggatatcgaggatcacaaacaaggtgtgaataacgatgcaaattagcttggtactctcgaagtcatatatcacctaattaatgtgccggttaaccacatacgctccattgatctatgataacctACAAGCTACTTattgccatccttcattagtctcatattagtgtgccggttaaccacacacgctccactaatgaccaataaggtgcaatgtgcaatttcatgggttaacataaaattcacatttttcctaaagtaactaagatttgggaatttataaaacatttagttactttgtatacttatcattatactttttaatgagaatCAATGTTCTATCCTACCTGTtccgctaacgaccctccactagtcaaggaagcagtgtgtgagagtggacacccattcaatcaccattttataggcaatttccttataccctcttttagaccaacttcgtgaatgaggccaactaacgataagactgaattttacttatacatatataatatattaaacttttaattttatatagtataagggtgtattttatacatttaaaatactagatggtttaatctattaataaatcagactcttaaattaattaaatttaaaccatgtcattatggatttattaattctctcttttaattaaacacttaattaatttaataaaaccataagggtgaaatttgaattattcaaaatatcaaggttctaaatttaagatttcaaaattaaagctatATAATCAAGTTTATATTACAAAACCACGAGGTGctcttttaaaacttttcaaaatactagggtttaagaatttaatatttcaaaattaaaacttttaattaaattttaaattccaaaacttgagggcaagttttgaaacttttcaaaaccttttagatcaaatttgataacaattaaattaatcatataatttatctATATCACAAAATTTGAactaatataatttcatatagaaagataattcacatcaaattctataaacaattaatttatcacataaacaagtaattatctcaaAATTTAACAATCATACTTCAAttagatgaggataatcattacctgatcataaaaaaacgatttttattagtcaaaacagtttgtggtaatgatcctaatccaaatctagaaaaaaaaaaccccCGAAAATCTGCCAACAGAtgatcaaactcgtcgagttggctcgactcgttgagttccttcataGGATTCGTTGAGTCCACCAGTCAGAGAGTAGATTTCAGTTTGCTTCTACTTTGAAcaattaaccaatgcatcaatataacagaaaacaccttaagctttgataccactgaagggttttgagcactataacaatcatatggtgcacatacaaccctaatgttttggatataagttttctcaagttatacatgcaattttcatattGTCCAAAGCATGAAccttaactagcatacaattttgagatttacaacataaaacaagttagatgaatacctctttgttatagcttgtagaacttggcctttcaagagcttagtacctcaaacaTGGTACTtcaaataagtcacaaacaccaaaagcaagaggaggattgtgagagagaggttaggaaacaccaaaatcggctagggtttcactTTTGAAGTGATTGGCCGACTTTGGGAAGGCTAGGGGTTCAATTTATAATGTGGAATCCTTACGGTTTCTTACATAATACTCGAATTTACATAGATTTAGTCCATCCCTAGtcaacatggatcattggcccaaactataagtattgctgatttacctaatcagtccctgtaaatttaatcagtccctttttatcactaaattaattccaaattaaatcttgatcaataccaattaaataatatgatttctcaattaatatattattcttataatatattaataaatcacaaataacgtctttctcaaatatccatcctatcaaattgctctggtgaagccaacccaaaaggaccatgcgattatcgggtcaagtacataccaattatagttatgggcttagacacctaatccaacagtacgcggggcgtacgagggttagaggaaaaccctaatatttggtaTTAGACCCTATATAAACACATTTAGTCCTTAGGGTTGGCCTCTTTGCCAGCCTCCAAGtcctcaaaaccctagaaatcgatcTTTAACCTTCATGATGGTATTTTGAGCTCATGGTGTccatttttggtgtgtttgatcCATTTCCAAGAAAATGGATCTTGGTGAAAGGATGgggatcaaggaagagcttatGGATCTGGATTATGGGCTTCATTTCCtacttgtttgaggtaaaaagctatgaacttgatcatggatGTCTTAGATCTAGCATTTATGAGTTttttgttcattttggtcccaagaatgagatctagtggtttggtACCACTCCAGGAGCTATGACTTGCTCCAAGAATGACATCTAGTGGTTTGGTACCACTccaagaatgagatctagtggttttgttcattttggtcccaagaatgagatctagtggtttggtacctgaaacacataacacataacacggtaagcataaagcttagtgagttctccaaaataccacatacaacacattagccaattgaggctataactctataataccctccggtcaatgtgtctcagtgggaccctctagtcccacaactctgatggaccctccggtcctaactatGTGGACCCTCCGGCCCTAACTCTGTAACTCTAAATACACATAACATAAATTGCACAGACATAATGCAGTAATATCACAGtactcaaataaacacataagaccctctggtcgcacacagataccactctaggtaaagtatagtgagaagactcacctcgaaacaAGTAAGCTAATACACCTCGTACACGAATCAccgatctagcctccacctaatacATGTGATGATTATCTCTAATTAGACCACAATTCTAATAAACTCATATTAACCCCTTTTTAACTCTtggtaagggtaaaagaccattttaccccttcatcGTCTCAGTTACTCACATTTGCTCAAAACTCTAAAAGTCATCCGAAGTCAAActtgagtcaacagtccatgttgatccaactcgtcgagtgcgtcaggaggactcgtcaagtccccatCGTTCCTTCAGAGACCTTATGAAAACCAACTCTACTCGTCAAGTTGACCCGTTAAATCGACGAGTTACAGACATAATGCAGTAATATCACAGtactcaaataaacacataagaccctctggtcacacacaGATACCACTCtagataaagtatagtgagaagactcacctcgaaacaAGTAAGCTAATACACCTCGTACACGAATCAccgatctagcctccacctaatacATGTGATGATTATCTCTAATTAGACCACAATTCTAATAAACTCATATTAACCCCTTTTTAACTCTtggtaagggtaaaagaccattttaccccttcatcGTCTCAGTTACTCACATTTGCTCAAAACTCTAAAAGTCATCCGAAGTCAAActtgagtcaacagtccatgttgatccaactcgtcgagtgcgtcaggaggactcgtcaagtccctatcGTTCCTTCAGAGACCTTATGAAAACCAACTCTACTCGTCAAGTTGACCCGTTAAATCGACGAGTTACAGCATGATCAGACTTATCGGGATAAACcctaagcaactcgtcgagtcagctcatggactcagcgagttcgtcCATTCTATactctcattcagacgttttaggGTAGATCTATCACTCCAAATACTAGATCTAGACTCCCCAGGCTCGATTGTCacataaagcttcgatctttacgttcatgcatggcatatttgcTCCATAACGCCATTACAAGCTCCAAAGAAAGGTTAGATTCTCATGAGTTTGCCCCTAGCtcaataaagcttggatctttggaCTCTCAAGGCCTCCTATAGTCCAGATATGAGGTTCTAACCTCAAACCATGCTCAAATAACTCAAGGGCACAAGATGATtggaagaaaaccctaaaaactcccaAAAATGAGATCTAACGAAATATGTGGCCAAGGTGAGAGCTTTTTACCTGTGAATAGATGCTAATGATAGAAGAACACTAGATCCACAGCCTCTCCTTGATTAGATCCACAATGCTCCTCAAATCCTCCTCCAAAGATGCACAAGAATGCTTAAtatggtctctctctctctctctttctctctctacacaatGAATGGGcaggattagggtttctctttgtgAACTGTGGCCGCAtaaggaggctataagtgcctttaaataggtcccaaacccggagatttagggtttctcattccagcgcctactcggcgagtcacctctcggactcgtcgagtagatcactaAACCCACGTGGCCATTCGCGATACGACTCGATGAGTCGtaacaccaactcgtcgagtcactctataaacttcaaaaataaatattcaaaaatcATGTACCTGAGATTCCGGATGTTACAGTACACATGATTCGGTTTGTGAGGGTCTATAAATCCTTGAGGTTGTTCTAAATACACTGTTTCTTTTAGGCCACTGTGTAAAAATGCATTTTGGAAATCAAGTTGTCAGAGAGGCCACTGTTTTGTAATCGCAAGAGAGAGAACAACTCTGATGGTAGTGGATTTCACCACTGGACTAAATGTCTTCGTGTAGTCAATTCCTGATTACTGTTTGAAACCTTTTGCAACAAGACACGCTTTGTAGTGTTGAATCGTCCCATGTTTATCCCGCTTGATCTTGTAGACCCATTTGCAACCTACAATATTAGAACCAATAATACGAGGAACTAATGATCAGGTGTCATTTCATAGTAGTGTCGAGTATTCATCAGCCATGGCCTTACGCCAATGACAATCTTTGTTAGCCTCAGTAAGGTTGGTTTTGGTGCTATTGGGTTAGGTTTCAGGGCTGTCAAGACTATTTGGAGGGTTGTCGGGGCTGTTTTGAGGGCAGGTGGGATTGGTTTGACGGGTGATGAGACTGTTTTGGGGTTCATTTTCGTTGTTTTGAGATGTGGCAAAGCGATCAAATGAGGAAGCTTGATGTGAAGGTTTAGGAGCTTTATGGCGACGCGAGTAAGTTTTAGTTGGAATGATAATGGGTGTAGTGGAGATAGGTGTAGGAATATGTGTGGATGTCGGATAGAATGAGATATGGGGGTTTGATGGTGTGGTGGGTGAGGAGTTGGGTGATGGTGTAGAAAATGGAAACGAATATTTATTGAAGCGAACATGATGAGCAATGCAGATACGCTCGGATCGAGGGTCAAAGCATCGATAGTTGTGATGGAGAGTGTTATAGCCAAGAAAATTGCAAGAGATAGATCGAGAATCCATTTTATTGGAATTATACGATCGAAGATGAGGATAGCATTGGCATTCGAAGACATGAAGGAAAGAGAAATCGGGTTTGTGTTTAAATAGAATTTCAAACGGAGAGATGGTGGAGTTGGATCGGGAGGGCATAAGATTTGTGAGGTAGACTGCGGTTTCAAAGGCAAAGTGCCAAAAACGCTGAGGAACATGAGATTGTGTCATGAGGGTGAGACCGGTTTCGACAatgtgtaagtccccaaatctggAACCAACTAGTGATCAAACACTTGAATAAGCTATAAACAATGAAAACAAGAAGGAGTAGAAGCAGAATTGATCCAAATTGCACACGTTCTATTAGCCGTAAACATCAGGTACAATGGAACACACACATACAACCGTTAACACTTCTGACAAGACTGGCACCTATTTATATTGAACAGTAAACTGCAAACGGGTTCACGACCGCAAACAGTTTGCATCCGTAAACACCACTTGAACCGAAAACAACATGTTTTCGGTTCACCCAACTGTAAACACCCTAAAATACACAAACAAACACTAACAAGACCTATACAGAtggatgcctagcccaaaccaacaAAATGTGACCTAACACAATGTGACGGTGATGTCTTTAACGATTCCATTTTCTTCGCTAGTATGAGGGCACGAAATACGATAAATGACACCGATTAAAGAGAAAAGGTTGGATAGTTCCCAAAACTACCATCCCCAATCAGTTTGAACGAATTTGAGTTTACTAGAGAATTGGTGTTCAGCCACTTTTACAAAGTGTGTAAAAACAATGAAGACatcatatttatgttttaaaggaAACAACCACATGAATTTGGAAAAATGATCAACatataaaagaaaataagaaTGATCGTCAAAGGAGGGCACGGGTGTGGGAGCCTAACATCAGAAAAAACAAGGTCTAAAACATGAGTACTTTTATAAGAAGAAGATTGCAAATTAAGTTTAGAAGACTTGACAATAGACAAGCATTATAATAAAAATCAAAGATTTTATTGGAAACAGGTAAACAATATTTAGAAAGCATAGATTGAAACATCTGAGAGTGAGAATGCCTGAGATATTGGTGTCATGTGGTTATGCTTGCACGAGTTGTAGAGAAAGCAACTTTGGGACGTGGAAGAGTTGCAGCAAGCTTTATTGAATAAAGGCCACCATCACTTGGACCTGTGAGAAGGATAGTGTGAGTATTCGAATCCTTgataacaaaaaaaaagaaacatgAAATTCAAAATAGACATGATTATCAAGGCATAATTTTTGGACAGAAAGAAGATGTTTCTTGATCTCAGGGACATGAAGGATGTTGTCTAGGTGAAAAGTTTTGGTAGTTGAGTAAAGTTTTGAAAAACTAATGTGAATGATGGGAAGGGCCTTACCATTTCCAAGATGAAGATTTTCATCACCATAGTAAGATGTGGTTGAAGTGAAACCTATCATGTACGGTGccacatgattgctagagcctgTGTCCGGAAGCCAAGACGTAGAGGTGGTGGTTGAGCGATTATCCATATAGTTTGCGGATGGTTTTTGTCTTCCTTGAATCGTGGATGGATTGCAGTTTGGGCATTGGGATGTAATATGACCAATCCCATACCTATTACAAGTGTCATACACGATGTTTTGCTTAGAAACCCAACTGAACTTTTTTGAATTTCATTGTCTTCCTCCTTGATTACGATTTCCACGTCCACCACGGTTACGAGGCCCACCTTGGTTTCTGCCGTTACTAGGAGATCCAGAGTTGTTTGTGTAGTACGCTTGAGGAGTCTATGTAGATAATGTAGTAGGCGTAGGCTGGACTTGAAATCCAAGACGAGACACAAGATGGTGTATGGACTGAATTGTATCTGTCAGAAGAGAAGCTCCAGTGGTTGTGTTGACAACAAAGGCTTGAGCCAGAGGAACCTCGGAAACTAGTTTCTGAACCAGAAACTCATGATTAGCCAAGAGTGCAGGAAGTTCGGAGAAGACGATGGTAAACTGCCTGAAAAGAAGACTTTGTTTGACTCTGTTGTACTCATCCTAAAATCCTACAACAACTAACATAACAATATCTTTGTCTGACATGGGCTgcccaatgttagcaagagcagTGGCATACTCTTGTGCTCTAGTAAAATAGGCAACAGAAGTCTCATCACCCTTCATTTGTATCTTCAATAATTGTGTTTTTAACAGAAATTCCATTGATGACGTGTTAGGGGCATAAGCATGTTCAAGGGTTAGCCAGAGATCATGAGAAGTTGTACCTTGGACATGTTGGAATGATGCTTCTAATATAGTTGACATGAGTATCATATGAACATGTGCATCATTTGGGATCCAGATTGAAGGAATAGGATTGGATGTAGTAGTAACGGGATCTCCTTCTTTACTTGGTGTTGTGACTAGAGGTGCAAGGCATAGGATTGTGCCATCAACATAGCCAAAAAGATTGTTGGCGATGAGAAACGGTTGAATCATAGCCTTCCAATATCCATAGTTTGTAGGAAAAAGGGTGAAACCAAACTTATGGGAGTTGTGAGATGTCTTTTATGCTAAAGAGAATGCAGTAAGAATAGTCATGATGAAGAGAAGTAGCAGAAAAAGATAGTGGGCAGCAGGTGGTAGGCGGTAGCAGCAGGGAGGCAGGTGACGGCTGGATTAGGGTTAGGGTAGGAGGTGCCAATTTTTAGAGAGTGGATTATTGGCTCTGATGCCAAGTTAAACTTGGTAATTGTATATTGTATTCATCAAGTGAAAAtattaatgtgtgtgtgtgtgtatatatatatatatatatatatatatatatatatatatatatatatatatatatatatatatatacacactaccCATTTACACAAAGAACCCTCTATTATAAACATTTATCTAACAAGTATGATGATATATTAGGTTTAGAACTGAAACTACATTGTTGTTTTATTATATACTACATTGATGCCATTTGAATTAATACAAACACATAGAACACACAAACATACACAAAACACACATACAACACACAAAAACATAAATATCCTACACAATGAACAAAGTGAATTAATAAACACACATCATTTGGGTTTTTAAagtcatttaaaaaaataaaaaacaaataatcaAGAGAGAAGAATTTCATTAACTTATCTGACTTATTGCTCTGCAGATGAATGGTGGAATTAGCTTGATATATTCGAAAAAAATATGGATGCTTGAAAGGGAAATGTAAAACGTCAAGCTATGTTTTGTGATGAGGCGTATCTAATCTCATAAACGTAAAGGGATAATGaaggaaatagggtgaaaaaTGATCAACTTACCAGAAATTCGGTAACTATATAGCCTAAAAGGGATAATGAAggaaattttttaaaatgcaaCCAATATATCcggaaattttaattttaataactaTACGGTATCAATCACTAATAtgagaattatttccaaacttatcCTTAATTTTCTCTTGAGCAGAAAATGAATAAAAGATGTATAAGAAATTGCCATTTGGCACAATATTAGTCTAAAATGGTGACATGTGCCAAAATAAAGATTTAGAATATGACATGTGGCATGTTTATGATTCTTTTGTTAgaaaggtagatagatatcttaATACTTTAAACCAACTTTTTATTTTAGCTCAACTCGATAAGCCATTTTGTACGGACTAAATGAAACATACATAATTCAGCTTATTAAGGTCTTTTTGTTCGATTTTTCTTTGAAAGGTGACAATTTTATTTCTACATCATTCATGCATACACAAGGTCACATATCGATAGTATCCTTCTAAAAGTGACAAATTTCTTTCTTCTACATCATTCATGCATACACAAGGTCACATATCGATAGTATCCTTCTAAAAGTGACAAATTTCTTTCTATATATCGTATATATCCATTATCCTTCAACCCAAAATGTCACATATCGATAATATCCATGACACAAAATCCTGTATTTTTATTCACATTTTTAACAAGAATATGAAAAAATCAAACATAACATGGTAAAAAAATTATCTATACATGATCTACAAACTTCATGTTAAAACTGCCATGTCGCCAAAATGTTCTCATCTCTAATCATTGACCATATTCGTTGGCTCACTCAAAACATACTTCGGTAACTCGTATCTTGCACCTAAAAATGATAAAAGCCCCCCGTTTATTACACACTAaaagtaaaatattaaatatgaaTGTGATTGATGTCAATAGGACAATAATTTCAACTTTTGTCTCATCCAAAAAATTAGGACAAGGTGTATTGTCAGCGCAAAAAGACAAAAATGCCCACCTCGTCTTATTATAAAAATAGTCGTACAAAGTTTGTCCAGTACTGTCCCATGTAACAAACGCAGTCTAACTCACCTTTCTCGTCATAGCAAACCGTCAAGTCCGGCTCGTGAACGATAATTCCCGCACTATCGATTATTGTTTGTGCTAAGTGTAACTCCGCCTCCGCAGCTGCTCGAAGTGCATCCCAAATCTCTAATAAATAATAAAGAAATATAACaacaatagaaaaaaaaatatattaaggaAATGTCAATGTACTTTTATAAATTTCTTAAAAATTAGAGATGAAAATTACCTCTTTTGCCACCATAAAATGGAGTGGTGTCCCAAAACTCGTCACGCATTTTGTTAAGCTGGTCACGATTGATTGATTCAGTGTGGCTCCAAGGCATCGGCTTTGTGATTGTAATTTGTCTACTACTACGTCctacaagaaatagcaatgtacttttagatatttgtgtattatagcatTGTAATTTTATTTCTATGTGTGACAATATTGTACCTTTCATTTTCTTTCTTATTAAGGCATCGTACTTTAAAATATTTATGGAATAAGACCTTTGtactttcaattttatttttattgtaacGTAGAATATAGATCAAGTccatcaataacaatcacataaaataatgaattattataaaccAAGTAACACAATCAACCTAAATTACCAAAAGATATTAGCATCAACAATTTGTAGATAAACAAAACTAGACATATTTTGATTAGTAATGACAATTTCCAATATGGCCTTAGAACAGATAAATCATCGATTTGATATGAATTTGAAGAACCACAAAAAAccaagaaattaaatgcaaaaaaCCACCCAATGCCAAAATCAGATTCATGGTATTAAAACAATTACCCTACGAAAACAGCCATTAGCGACACCAAGAGTTCAGAAAGCCCCTCTCAAAGATCAAACACAATAAACAAAACCCTAATTAACCACTCAACTGACCCAAATCACTTCATGATTAGCAGCAATTTCAAATACCGATTTCGAACATGCAAGAATCGATCAAACACATATAACACACATCACGATTAAATCCTTTCACATCCTGAAATCTACGAAAGAACTTGGAGAATTAGAATACTTACGACCACTACTGTTATTCGATGACTTAGCACAACCCATTGTGATTGATCTCTCTATGAATCTTCGGGTGCGAGTTGCATTGAAATGTTGCTTGATTCTTGTGAATGCACAAAAGCTTCTGCTAAAATTCTTGAAAAGAAAGATGAATCTGCCAGAATCCGTTTATCAACCCTTATGAATCAATAGTTGGTTTGTGTATGATGTATGCAGAGAAGGAAGGAAAATGGGAGACACTGCAAATATTTGATAATTTGAACTCCGCAATAGTTTATGAATGACGCTAATATGGGTCGGATCCCTTGACCCATAAacctttttttaaaattattatttaccATTGAATATGAACAAATGTAATATTCTTGAGAAAATAACATGAAAATACAaaattaaagtaaaaaaaaaacatcaaaaatacaaaattggtcataaaaatgataaaatcgcttctatattttttttaaaaaattatcaaaaatgtaaattaatattaataaatataaattaattttggtTGCAATCGTTATACATGCCCGCGAAATATTTGCAACTCAATCCCCCATCTCTCTCTTCAAACTAACAACTTCTAAATATTTGCAGAGTGACTTCGTTACTATTAGACTCATCGGGTTCTTCCATTTTCTTCTAACGCCGATTACTGATTTAAATCATTCCATCATTCTTCATAAACAGATTCTGGTAGACCCACTTCTTTCTTCCATGAATTTTTAGCAGAAACTCTTCTGCGTTCTCAAGAATCAAACGCCATTTCACTACACCTTGCATCAGAAGATTCACAACAGCGATCATTCGTAATGGGTTGTGCTAAATCATCGGAAGCTGATGAACGCCGTAAGTATTCCAATTTTTCAAGCGTCCAATTGCTTTTCTTTAAACTTTTTGATGATTTTATGACGTGAAATGATGGCAATATGTATCTCAATCGACTCTTGCTTATTTGTTTTGGGTATTtgaatatgttgacaaaaatgaagTGATTAATGTGATTCGATTTTGGCGTTCTTCGTTTTTTGGGAggtttttgaaatttttaaacGAAATGGTGTTCTTCCAATTCATGATTCCGTAATTAAACCTAATTCTCTTCAATCGTTTGTTCCTTCTAACTTGAATCGATGAAATAGAAAGGGTTTTCCGATCAATTTTTCCGGTGTTCTTGCAGAAGGTGGTGGTAACAGACTAAGAAGACCCAGGCCATGGCGACACGAGGGCAATCGGGTTTCATGGAGTGAGCTTCACGAGATGCGCACCACTTTCTGGCGTAATGCCCCACGTTACGCCGGCCGAGCAGGTAGTTTCCGGCCACCATTGATCGGAATGTTAAACCCTTTTTCATTTTCCCGCTTTAATTAATAAACAAACTAATTAATTAAGTTATTTCGTTTTTTGTGTTTTCCAGCAATTTGGGAAGCCCTTGAAGCAGCAGCTGAGTGCGACTTAACCTATGCACAAAGAATTCTCGACAGTAATAGCATTAGATATCCAAATGGTGACATGACACTTTGCATTGATGATGAAGGTATATTCACTAGTGGACATGACATCACATACATGACATAACAGATTAGATTAGAACATTGGATATTAATATTAACCGGATATCAGAACAATCTTGTTTCAACCAATAATATGAAACGAGATGGGATAAATACTCATGTTTGATCTATTGTTTGTGTAAAAGACATGAATGTCCTTCTGTCTTTATCATGAAAAATAACATGGATAGTTAGCTGACTTTTATCTTTTTACAGGTACAAGGTATGAGTTACCACCGTACCTTTTGAGTGAGCCGACAAATATGGACCGTGGTGCTGCAAACATAATTGGTCGCATTTTAAGAAGGAGGTAATCGTGTTGATGATAAATGATAGTTTTAGCATGAAGATTGTATATCATGTGTATACATTTTGTTAGTTATTGTTTCGCTATTCTTGATGAAAATGTATGGTGTATATGGTAGATGTACCATGGATTTTATCGATTTGTGAAATTTTGAGACGATGAATATTGGATATACAATGATATTACACTTGGGTCATATACTTTATCGGTTAGATTCGGTTATAACAATATAACGTTAGTTATAAGTTTTGTTTAGAGATTCTGGTTTTGATTTTGGTTATAATAATATACCATGGGTATTTGACATTTAAGTATAAAACATTAAA is part of the Lactuca sativa cultivar Salinas chromosome 7, Lsat_Salinas_v11, whole genome shotgun sequence genome and harbors:
- the LOC122195014 gene encoding uncharacterized protein LOC122195014 isoform X1; translated protein: MGCAKSSNNSSGRRSSRQITITKPMPWSHTESINRDQLNKMRDEFWDTTPFYGGKREIWDALRAAAEAELHLAQTIIDSAGIIVHEPDLTVCYDEKGELDCVCYMGQYWTNFVRLFL
- the LOC122195014 gene encoding uncharacterized protein LOC122195014 isoform X2, which produces MGCAKSSNNSSGRRSSRQITITKPMPWSHTESINRDQLNKMRDEFWDTTPFYGGKREIWDALRAAAEAELHLAQTIIDSAGIIVHEPDLTVCYDEKGARYELPKYVLSEPTNMVND